The following are from one region of the Stigmatella ashevillena genome:
- a CDS encoding tetratricopeptide repeat protein, which translates to MRRLVLACALLAALAGCRDTPADHLQRARDAVFEKRPDEALVEYRKAVDLLRRDDTPPSLVLRARALKGAADVYWLEQRKVKEAVSVYKELLVQCPESPEALEARIILAELLRVHYHDLRGAIDQLTAALQRNPPQGAELHYQVAKLYFELADYAQCELEATRLAERFATSAYVDDALFLRAQAIQMMEGRRQEASRAYADLRTRFPDSELAAHATVEMGRLRAETGENEKAIELWVEALKAHPDPALVQDYISRARRRIADTTPGSIGERAKAFDHAQAPPPPARPPRTSVEAAGGTAEEASRDHGD; encoded by the coding sequence TTGAGGAGGCTCGTGCTGGCATGCGCGCTGCTCGCGGCGCTGGCGGGCTGCCGGGACACGCCCGCGGACCACCTCCAGCGGGCGCGCGATGCCGTCTTCGAGAAGCGTCCGGACGAGGCGCTCGTCGAGTACCGCAAGGCCGTGGATCTGCTCCGCCGGGATGACACCCCGCCCTCCCTGGTGCTGCGCGCCCGGGCCCTCAAGGGGGCCGCGGACGTCTACTGGCTCGAGCAGCGCAAGGTGAAGGAGGCGGTCAGCGTCTACAAGGAGCTGCTCGTGCAGTGCCCCGAGTCTCCCGAGGCGCTCGAGGCGCGGATCATCCTCGCCGAGCTGCTGCGGGTGCACTACCACGACCTGCGCGGCGCCATTGACCAGCTCACCGCGGCGCTCCAGCGCAACCCGCCCCAGGGCGCCGAGCTGCACTACCAGGTGGCCAAGCTCTACTTCGAGCTGGCGGATTACGCGCAGTGTGAGCTGGAGGCGACCCGGCTCGCCGAGCGGTTCGCCACCAGCGCCTATGTGGACGATGCGCTGTTTCTCCGGGCCCAGGCCATTCAGATGATGGAAGGCCGCCGCCAGGAGGCCTCGCGGGCCTACGCGGACCTGCGCACCCGCTTCCCGGACTCGGAGCTGGCCGCGCATGCCACGGTGGAGATGGGCCGGCTGCGCGCCGAGACGGGCGAGAACGAGAAGGCCATCGAGCTGTGGGTGGAGGCCCTCAAGGCGCATCCAGACCCCGCGCTGGTGCAGGACTACATCTCCCGCGCGCGACGCCGCATCGCCGACACCACGCCGGGGAGCATTGGGGAGCGCGCCAAGGCCTTTGATCATGCGCAGGCGCCGCCCCCTCCGGCCCGTCCCCCGCGCACCTCGGTGGAGGCCGCGGGCGGCACCGCCGAGGAGGCCTCGCGCGACCACGGGGATTGA